One Brassica napus cultivar Da-Ae chromosome C2, Da-Ae, whole genome shotgun sequence DNA window includes the following coding sequences:
- the LOC125582320 gene encoding uncharacterized protein LOC125582320 encodes MMKTELYTAGVTQTETTDLASLGFTLGSLPVRYLGLPLMHRKLRLSDYRPLIDKLTGCFTNWANRTLSYAGRKQLISSVIYGTVNFWTSAFILPKGCLKRIQSLCSSTSLWAAWIKSNRIKEESLWSCDVEKAELWTWRSLLHLRPLASRFLRAKLGDGKRISFWWDIWTPLGRLIEIFGDEGLRELSIPSYASVSDACNSNGWRLRGARSPSAEALQIYLTTIPLPNSNTTPDTFY; translated from the exons ATGATGAAGACTGAATTATACACAGCAGGTGTGACCCAGACTGAAACGACTGATCTTGCAAGCCTTGGCTTCACCCTTGGGTCACTCCCTGTCCGCTATCTTGGCCTCCCTCTAATGCACCGTAAACTTCGCCTCTCTGATTATAGGCCACTCATTGATAAGCTGACTGGTTGTTTCACAAACTGGGCAAACAGAACACTATCCTATGCAGGGAGGAAGCAGTTGATCTCATCAGTCATATATGGAACAGTCAACTTTTGGACTTCAGCTTTTATACTCCCTAAAGGATGTCTTAAGCGTATACAAAGTCTTTGTTCAAG CACCTCATTATGGGCTGCTTGGATAAAATCTAATAGGATCAAGGAGGAAAGTCTTTGGAGCTGTGACGTAGAGAAAGCGGAATTATGGACTTGGCGTTCACTTCTTCACTTGCGGCCACTGGCTTCTCGGTTCTTGCGGGCTAAGTTGGGTGATGGGAAAAGAATCAGTTTCTGGTGGGATATATGGACTCCTCTGGGCAGGTTAATTGAGATCTTTGGTGATGAAGGACTGAGAGAGTTATCTATCCCTTCTTATGCTTCTGTTTCAGACGCCTGCAACTCCAATGGTTGGCGACTGAGAGGAGCTAGATCACCTTCAGCTGAAGCACTTCAAATCTACTTAACGACAATACCGTTGCCCAATTCTAATACCACACCGGACACTTTCTATTGA
- the LOC125582319 gene encoding uncharacterized protein LOC125582319 has translation MREFKDCLDRCELSDLQYRGNTFTWTIRRVSKKLDMILVNDVWLQSFPESLGIFGVLGISDHAPTCLFMDQHRPKQKWPFKFFAHLNCHPEFMEIIRGCWHGFSFEGSRQLSISRKLKELKPIIRSFSKENFSNLEKRVEEAFAALTQCQEVSLTNPSSSAAVPEEEAHHKWLVLASAEDSFLRQRSRIQWTSLGDANTAFYHRSIKSRRDINQIDFFIGDDDSIIDSLDEIKAHAVSYYSNVLGGPVTPTTSSPQLISDLVQFRCSHESIAVLKSPFSGLDIQKAFFSLPSSKAPGPDRYPGYPG, from the coding sequence ATGCGTGAATTTAAAGATTGTCTGGATCGTTGTGAGTTGTCGGATCTCCAGTATAGAGGTAATACCTTCACTTGGACAATTAGGCGAGTATCTAAGAAGCTAGACATGATCTTGGTTAATGACGTCTGGTTGCAATCATTCCCTGAGTCACTAGGTATATTTGGGGTGCTTGGTATATCTGATCATGCTCCAACTTGTTTGTTTATGGATCAACATAGGCCTAAGCAGAAGTGGCCTTTCAAATTCTTTGCGCACTTAAACTGCCATCCTGAGTTCATGGAAATTATCAGAGGCTGTTGGCATGGTTTTTCCTTTGAAGGCTCCCGTCAATTATCAATTTCCAGGAAGCTAAAAGAACTCAAACCGATCATCAGATCCTTCAGTAAGGAGAATTTTTCTAACCTGGAGAAAAGAGTTGAAGAGGCCTTTGCTGCCCTCACACAATGCCAGGAAGTCTCTCTCACAAATCCCTCAAGCTCTGCTGCTGTGCCTGAGGAGGAAGCTCATCATAAATGGCTAGTTCTAGCGTCTGCTGAGGACTCTTTTCTAAGGCAGCGCTCGAGGATTCAGTGGACCTCTTTAGGTGATGCTAACACAGCTTTCTACCACAGGTCTATCAAATCCAGAAGGGACATTAACCAGATCGATTTCTTCATTGGTGATGATGACTCCATTATTGACTCTCTAGATGAGATTAAGGCTCACGCTGTCTCTTACTACAGCAATGTCTTGGGTGGTCCAGTGACCCCAACTACCTCTTCGCCCCAACTGATCTCAGACCTTGTACAATTCAGGTGTTCTCATGAATCTATTGCAGTTCTAAAGTCTCCCTTTTCTGGGTTGGACATTCAGAAAGCTTTCTTCTCCTTGCCGTCGAGTAAGGCCCCAGGGCCTGACAGATACCCCGGATACCCCGGATAA